The [Pantoea] beijingensis genomic sequence GGCAATCACCACCGCCCACATTGAAAGGGCGGGCTCAGCAATCCAGGCAAGATGGCTTTTCATACCAAAAATATGCATGAGCAGATTATTTACCACGCCATACTGATCGTGAAACATCCAGCCCCACATTTTGGCGCTAACAATGGTCGGGATCGCCCATGGGATTAAAATGGCTGTACGTACCAGCCCCCGGCCACGGAATGGTTGGTTCATCAACAAGGCCAGTAGCATGCCGAAAATCAGCTCAAGCGAAACGGAAATAGTGGTAAACCACAGCGTATTCCAGACAGCGTGCCACCATAAAGGATCGACCAGTACGCCAATCGTATGACCATCAACTTTCGCCCAATAATTGCTAAGGCCCACCATCTGGAAATCAGAGAGATCGTCCAGTGCGGCGTTGGTAAAGCTAAAGAAAAAAGTACGGAACAGCGGCCATCCGGCAGAGAGTATTAGCAGGATAATCGTCGGGGTAACCAGCCACCATGCCATCAGGCGGCGACGTTTAAGCCAGGATATTCTGGTTTTATTCTTACCGCCGGGCCGGATACCTGCACTGACCTGCGGTGATACCGACGAGGGGTGCAGGTGATTATGACGTTTCATCAGCCACTCCGAAAAAGATAACAACCGCTGGCCTGCCAGCTTATCAACAGGCCATATAACCGGCTGGATACTTGCCGTCTTTCAGGGCTCCGGCAGGCTCAACGCCATTGTTGACCCTTAATACGCTGCAGACGTTTTTCCAGGGCGACAACGGCGTTCTGGCCATTGGCATTACCGTTCAGAACCTGGAATACCTGATTGAAAATTGCGTTAGAGACTTTCGGATACTGCGCTCTGGTCGGGGTTGCCGGGCGGGCAATGGCGGCGTCAAACACTGGCGCAAACAGTGCCAGCTGAGGCGCGGTGGCCAGCACCTCTTTATCTTTGTACAGTGCCGGATTTGACGGGGTAAAGCCCATCGTTTTCAACGCCACTTTTTGCGCGTCATCATCCGCAACAATTTTTAACAGAGCATAGACTGCGGCCTTATTCTGGGTATTGGCATTGACCGACCACTGCCAGCCACCCAGCGTTGCACTGGACTCTCCTCCTTCACCCGACGGCAGTGGCATAATACCCACTTTATCTCTCAGCGGACTGTCATCCCCTTGCGATAGCTGATATGCGTAAGGCCAGTTACGCATAAATAGCGCATCACCATTCTGGAACACCGCGCGCGATTCTTCTTCTTTATAACCTAGCGCGCCTTTGGGCGTAATCTTGCCAATCCAACTGGCGGCAAGATCCAGTATTTTTGCAGCCTGTGGATTATTAATGGTGATGTTGCCCTTCTCATCGACAAAAGTGCCGCCGCCGCTGGAGTTAATCCATTCAAGGGCATTACAGGTTAACCCCTCGTACGATTTCCCCTGAAATACCATGCCCCAGAAATTATTGCGTCCGCTCTTGCGTTCTTCATCCTGAATTTTAGTGGCAATGCGGGTGAGTTCTTCCCATGTTTTCGGCGGTTGTTCCTGATATTTTTCCAGCAAATCTTTGCGATAATAAAGCATGCCGACGTCGAGGTAGAACGGTAGCGCTTTCAGCCGCCCGTTTAAGGTATCGTTATTCCAGGCACCTTTAAAATAGCGGTCACGGGTCTTACCAAATTCATCGGTTAAATCGAGTGTATGTTTGTCCAGCAGGCCAATCCAGATGGTATCGGATTGAAATACATCCACGGCTTTTTCATCTTTCGCCGCAAACAATTGCTGTAACAGAGCCAGTTTTTCATCGGAAGCGGCGGGGAGTTCAACAAATTCGAGCGTGTCACCGGTGGTTTTTTCGAAACGCGCTTTCACATAACTGCAGTAGTCTTTGCCGCCTGGCGAAGTCGGACATTCCATTCGTATAGTCACTGCGCTGGCATAATGGGAGAGGCTGGCGACAGCAGCAGCTAAGATACTCAATGTTAATTTTTTCATTGTTTCCTCTTTTTATTTTTCCTGCCCGGCAACAAGGGGACGTTCTGCCATAACAAAGAGAAACCCTGCGGTAAGCGGTTCGACTCGTTAACCGTAGTTAATTATGCTTACTGGTGGAAATATATATTCACGGCTAAGGTATAGATGACATCTATACCTTAGCCGGGGAACGTGATCGTGGACAAATTTCTGCGCCAGTTTATTGAAGTGGCAACTTTCAACAATGTGAGTCACGCAGCAAACAAACTTTGTCTGAGCCAGCCAACGCTGACGCACAACATGAAGAAACTGGAAGAGAGCCTCGGCGTGGTGTTATTTGAGCGTCTCCCCAACGGTATTAAGCTGACGTCCTACGGCGAATTGTTGCTGGAACAGGCGAGAATGATGCAGCGTATTTATGATAATACCCTGATTAAAATGGAGATTATTAAGGTCCGCCAGGAACAAAGCCTGCGTATTGGTACCGGCCATGCCTGGTGGTTTATATTTATGAAAGCGATGTTTGTCGCGCACCGCCAGCGCTACAGCAATGCCAATATGCATTTTGAGCTTGGCAACCATCTCTGGCTGATGGATTTACTGCTCAGTGGGGATATCGATCTGTTTATCGGCCATGAAATTGAAGGGTTAAATCCCAAAACAGGCATGCTGTTTTTACCGTTGTTCAGTACCGTTAACAGCATTTATGCGCGGCGTGATCATCCGCTCTTTACGCTTAATCGTCCGCTCACGCTGGAGCAGTTGCTACCTTATCCTTATATGGAACTGACACCGGATGCGCTGCGCCATCAGCATCTGGTTGAGGATCTTCAACCGAAAAAGCATGAGCGGAAGCTGCTACATTTGACCGACCGTATCCTCTATTCCGCGAATTCCATGATGGCCGCGTTGGATATGCTACAGGACTCTGATGCGGTAATGCCCTATCCGACGAGCATGGCACCCTGGTTTAGCCGCTACAACATCGCGTCATTGCCGATGACCAGAGCCAGTAAACGCGAAATGGTCGGGGTATATATCATGGCTGAGAATGCGGAAACACCTCATATATCACAGGCCATTGCGCTAATCCGTCAGCATGTGCAACTGCATTTGCATGAGCTGGAGCGCGACCCGGAAAAAGCACCGACATCTGCAGCGAAAACATCAACCACCGGCAACGTATCGCCTCGGCGTGGACGCTGAGGTCGCACAAGGGCGGCCCGATAACCGCCCCCCGGTGTTTATCCCCCTACGATCGGCGTTTTATTCTTATTTAGCGCCTGCATAAACGTATCATCCAGTTGTAAATGCTGCTTCACTAACGCTGGCGGCGTTGAAGCCAGCCATTGATTAAGTGAAATATCTGCATAGTGATCGCTTTTGAATAGTTCCAGAAAAATCAGCGGCTTACCGCCAGTGTTTTCGATGTAGTGCCCCATAGCAAAGGGGACATAGCCCACGTCACCGGCCTGAAAATCAAAGGTTCTGGCCTGGCCGGAAGAGGCAAAGACGCCCATCCTACCTTGTCCTTCGAGATAGTACTGCCACTCATCATTGTTAGGATGCCAGTGCAATTCACGCATGGCGCCAGGCTGTAATTCCACCAGCGCGGCGGCTATCGTCTTAGAGATTTTGAAGGTTGAGGAATCCGTAATACGCACCGTTCCTCCTTTCAGCGTAATCGGCGTTTGCGCCAGCATACGGTGGCTAAAAGCCCGCGTTGATTTCGGTGCATCGGCAATCGCATCGTGACGCAAATCCCCCGGTGTTTTCCCGGAAAAGATGTATTCATCTTGCGGCGAGGGCAGTTTGCTAAAGGTATCCGCAGGTACGCCGAAGTTTTTTGCCAGAATGTCCGGTGGAACGTGTTTAAACCAATCACTTAACAGAAAGGTACTGTCCTCATCGAAATTTCCGCTATCGAAGGCCAGCAAAAATTCGCAGCCGTCCGGTCCTAACCCCTGTATTGAGTGCGGCACACCGGGGGGGAAATACCACAGATCGCCTTTGCTGACATCGTCGATAAACCCACTGCCGTCAACATCAAGCGCGGTGATACGAGCCTTACCGTAGAGCATATACGCCCATTCACCTTCTTTATGCCAATGTAACTCGCGAATACCGCCGGTATTCAGACGCATATCCACTCCGGCGATGGTTGTGGAAATCCCCAGCTCACGCTGGGTGACCTGACGCGTCCAGCCACCGCTTCCTTTACGCACGTGCGAATCGCTAAACGAAAAACGTAGGTTTGGTAACGTTCCGCTATCGGTCGCTGGGGGATTGACGATATCCGGGTTTTCCTTTTCGCGAAGAGAATTGTGTGGGCCAGGGTCAGTGCCACCTCGTTGGCCATTCCATGGTTGCGCTATCGGCTTTTCATGCGCATGAACTTTACCTGCGGCCAGAGCAACGGTTCCTCCGGCGGCAAAGGCCATAAAATTGCGACGGGTTATCGGATTCATAGCAACGTTCCTTATGTTTACTTTGATTTTTAGTATGGGGAAGCATGCTTCAAAGCAGCAAAATGCTACGCCACATCCATATTTATTCAGAAAAAACAGCGGAAGTAAGCGCAATCAGACACGGGAGTGTAAAAAAAGATCCATCAAATTATTTTATTAAATTTATTTATGTATTGAGCCGGAGGCGTGTTTTCCATGCTGGTTAATGTTGCGTTGATGTTATTAACCTGGTTTTCGCACTAAACGGTAAAAAACGTGGAAGGACACAGTGAAAATTTTAATGGATTTGATCGCCCGGGGCGGTCGGAAGGAAATGAAGCGTTACTGCTGGTAGTAAACAGACACTAACGTAACAGGATCTGATTTTTAATACGTGCGTTTTTGCGCGCCATCATATTGCGCCGAACGCTTTACGATATGCTAACCCTGCGTCTTTCACGAAGGTGGCAAACGTACGGAGTGTCGTTATTTGTCTTTTCAATTAGACCAAAGGATATCGTATGAAAATTGATGTCGATATCAGCTTCCGAAAACTTGAAATATTTATGGCATTCATGATCAACGGAAATATCGCCCGAACTGCAGAAAGCCTGGGGTTAAGCGGTGTTAGCGTGCATCGCGCACTGCACTCGCTGGAAGAGAGTGTTCGCTGTCCGTTGTTCATCCATAAAGGCCGCAATCTGCAGCCGCTACCTGCGGCGATGACGTTGCTGGAATACACGCGGGATGCGTTGTCCCTTATGGAGCGAGGCATAGAGGAAACACGGAAAAAAGCGGGCGTCGGGCAGGGGCGTATTCGCCTTGGCACCCTCTATTCTCTGACGCTGGAAACCATCCCCAAGCTGATTATGGGCATGAAATTACGCCGCCCGGAGCTGGAGATGGATTTGACCATGGGGTCGAACGAGGTGTTATTAAGCAAGCTGGAAGATGGCCTACTGGATGCGATTATTCTCTCTGTGAGCGACAGCCAGATCGACCGCAATTATCATGAGGTTTTGCCGCTGTTCGAGGATGATATATACCTCGCGGCACCGGTAGGCTCTGGCCTGGATAGTAGTAAGCCCGCCGACTTACGGGATTTTCGCCAGCAAAAATTTGTCTCGCTGGCAGAGGGGTTTGCCACCTATAACGGTTTCAGGGAGGCTTTTAATATTGCCGGTTTTCAACCGGATATTGTGATGCGGGTAAACGATATTTTCTCCATGCTGAGTCTGGTTCAGGCCGGGGTGGGGTTTACCCTGTTACCCGGCCGCATGAAGAAAGTTTATGAGAACGCTGTGCAGTTGGTTCCGCTTGGGCTGCCTTACCAGATGCGACAAACGCTGGCTATCGTATTCGATCGTAACCGCGAACATGATCCAAACCTGCTGGCTCTCGCGGCTGAAGGGCGCATGTATGCACGGAAAAACGCCTTTAACGCGCCAGACGTGCCCGTTGTGCCAGCGTAATGGCGAGTGGTATACCGCTTTGTTCCAGGGCGATTGCCTCTCCGTACTGAAAGGCCTGGCCTGTCAGACCGCTAAGCGTCGAACCCGGCGGCATCTCGATCGCCAGACCAACCTCACGCTCATTGGCCGCAATCATCGCCTCATGCCAGTGTACGGTACGCGCCATATTCATCGCTAAATCCTCCTGGATCCTATCGGGTTTCCATAATACGCGCCCGCTGCTGCCGCTGAGATAAGCATGAGTCGGTGGCTTAAGCTGTACGCGCTGAAAAGCGGCGAGCAGACGTGTTGCTGGTTCCTGTAATAGTGCGCAGTGGGACGGCACGCTGACCGCCAAACGGCATGTTCTGCGCGCGCCTTTTTCTCGTGCTAGCCGAGCGACGTCCGTCATCGCTTCATCGCGACCGGCGATCACCATTTGCTTTTCAGCATTGATATTGGCGAGATAACATTCACCGAGTAAGGGCTCAAGCTGTCGTTGAGTTAAGCCGATGATTACCGTCAGGCCATATCCTTGTGGCC encodes the following:
- a CDS encoding carbohydrate ABC transporter permease; this encodes MKRHNHLHPSSVSPQVSAGIRPGGKNKTRISWLKRRRLMAWWLVTPTIILLILSAGWPLFRTFFFSFTNAALDDLSDFQMVGLSNYWAKVDGHTIGVLVDPLWWHAVWNTLWFTTISVSLELIFGMLLALLMNQPFRGRGLVRTAILIPWAIPTIVSAKMWGWMFHDQYGVVNNLLMHIFGMKSHLAWIAEPALSMWAVVIADVWKTTPFMALMLLAALQLIPADLYEAARVDGASAWQRFRRITLPLIMPAAIVALIFRVMDAMRIFDLIYVLTSNSEATMSVSSYARQQIMTYQDMGSGSAASVLVFMMVAGIAASFLYVQRLNEKEKNT
- a CDS encoding ABC transporter substrate-binding protein, which encodes MKKLTLSILAAAVASLSHYASAVTIRMECPTSPGGKDYCSYVKARFEKTTGDTLEFVELPAASDEKLALLQQLFAAKDEKAVDVFQSDTIWIGLLDKHTLDLTDEFGKTRDRYFKGAWNNDTLNGRLKALPFYLDVGMLYYRKDLLEKYQEQPPKTWEELTRIATKIQDEERKSGRNNFWGMVFQGKSYEGLTCNALEWINSSGGGTFVDEKGNITINNPQAAKILDLAASWIGKITPKGALGYKEEESRAVFQNGDALFMRNWPYAYQLSQGDDSPLRDKVGIMPLPSGEGGESSATLGGWQWSVNANTQNKAAVYALLKIVADDDAQKVALKTMGFTPSNPALYKDKEVLATAPQLALFAPVFDAAIARPATPTRAQYPKVSNAIFNQVFQVLNGNANGQNAVVALEKRLQRIKGQQWR
- a CDS encoding LysR family transcriptional regulator, producing the protein MDKFLRQFIEVATFNNVSHAANKLCLSQPTLTHNMKKLEESLGVVLFERLPNGIKLTSYGELLLEQARMMQRIYDNTLIKMEIIKVRQEQSLRIGTGHAWWFIFMKAMFVAHRQRYSNANMHFELGNHLWLMDLLLSGDIDLFIGHEIEGLNPKTGMLFLPLFSTVNSIYARRDHPLFTLNRPLTLEQLLPYPYMELTPDALRHQHLVEDLQPKKHERKLLHLTDRILYSANSMMAALDMLQDSDAVMPYPTSMAPWFSRYNIASLPMTRASKREMVGVYIMAENAETPHISQAIALIRQHVQLHLHELERDPEKAPTSAAKTSTTGNVSPRRGR
- a CDS encoding oxalate decarboxylase family bicupin; this translates as MNPITRRNFMAFAAGGTVALAAGKVHAHEKPIAQPWNGQRGGTDPGPHNSLREKENPDIVNPPATDSGTLPNLRFSFSDSHVRKGSGGWTRQVTQRELGISTTIAGVDMRLNTGGIRELHWHKEGEWAYMLYGKARITALDVDGSGFIDDVSKGDLWYFPPGVPHSIQGLGPDGCEFLLAFDSGNFDEDSTFLLSDWFKHVPPDILAKNFGVPADTFSKLPSPQDEYIFSGKTPGDLRHDAIADAPKSTRAFSHRMLAQTPITLKGGTVRITDSSTFKISKTIAAALVELQPGAMRELHWHPNNDEWQYYLEGQGRMGVFASSGQARTFDFQAGDVGYVPFAMGHYIENTGGKPLIFLELFKSDHYADISLNQWLASTPPALVKQHLQLDDTFMQALNKNKTPIVGG
- a CDS encoding LysR family transcriptional regulator; this encodes MKIDVDISFRKLEIFMAFMINGNIARTAESLGLSGVSVHRALHSLEESVRCPLFIHKGRNLQPLPAAMTLLEYTRDALSLMERGIEETRKKAGVGQGRIRLGTLYSLTLETIPKLIMGMKLRRPELEMDLTMGSNEVLLSKLEDGLLDAIILSVSDSQIDRNYHEVLPLFEDDIYLAAPVGSGLDSSKPADLRDFRQQKFVSLAEGFATYNGFREAFNIAGFQPDIVMRVNDIFSMLSLVQAGVGFTLLPGRMKKVYENAVQLVPLGLPYQMRQTLAIVFDRNREHDPNLLALAAEGRMYARKNAFNAPDVPVVPA
- the mdcH gene encoding malonate decarboxylase subunit epsilon, coding for MKILFTFPGQGAQRPGMLQALPDGETWLNQASDVLQEDVRQLDTSGALRHTRSVQLCLLISGVAYARTLIAQGIQPDFVSGLSIGAFPAAVVSGALRFDDALRLVALRGDLMEQAWPQGYGLTVIIGLTQRQLEPLLGECYLANINAEKQMVIAGRDEAMTDVARLAREKGARRTCRLAVSVPSHCALLQEPATRLLAAFQRVQLKPPTHAYLSGSSGRVLWKPDRIQEDLAMNMARTVHWHEAMIAANEREVGLAIEMPPGSTLSGLTGQAFQYGEAIALEQSGIPLAITLAQRARLAR